The Triticum urartu cultivar G1812 chromosome 5, Tu2.1, whole genome shotgun sequence genome contains the following window.
GGGCCAACTCTAGCACGAGAGCATGAAAAATATTCCTGAAAGGTTCTCGAGAAAATGGTCCCTCGGTTGCTTAATTTCGTCGGACTACTTTATCCTTAATTTCGTTGGACCACTTTATCCTTAATTCCGATTGAACATAAAAGAAAAGAGGAAGCAAGGCATATATTGACAAACGTGAATTACAACTTTATCCTTAATTCCGTTGGACTACATTTTATCGTCAGTGAAAATTAGAATGTCACAAGATAACACTCCAATGGTACCAATTCAAGCATGTGTAACCGAATTCTCGTATTTCCAGACCTCCAAGGAGCGGCTCACCGGTTCGATTTCATAGAAACGAAACCACGGCCGTCATTGACATGACCCTAAACCCATGATTGTTTTTTTCCCGATCACTAACGACGAGTAGTATTTAAAATCAAAAGCAACACCTCCTAGTACATGTCAAAATAGTCCCTTTTACCTTGTATGTGAGGAGAATATCCTTTCCTTTTATCCACAATAGTGGCATCACCCCCCTATTCCCTAAAACATCCAATAAGCATCCTTTTGCCTCCCATTTATGCTTGAGGATATGCCACCCCCAAATCCCACCATTGCAAATATGCAACTGCAAGAGTATACCCCACCATGGCAAGGGACGTCCATGTGGCCCGCCCTCGGAAACCCCCAAACCCGCACCACACCCCCACGCGGCGACGCCACCATCCACCCCAAGGGCCAGGGCCAGGCCGTGCGCGGGTCCTCCCCGATTTTCTCTCCATCTCTAGATACAGCGGCGGCGTCGCGCGCCCGAGCCCGCCAAATCGCCCGCCCCCTCGCGCCCTTTTTCCCGCTGCGCAACGCAACGCGCCCATTATTCCCGCGATTCCCCCGCCTCCCGTTGCCCAGCTAGCTAGCTgcccacctcgccgccgccgcctcccgcccaCCGGAAGCACAGGAAGCAGAGCAAGCCGGCGCCATGGGCAAGTACATGCGCAAGAGCAAGGCCTCGGGGGAGGTGGCCGTCATGGAGGTCGCCGGCGCGCTGCTCGGCGTCCGCACCCGCTCCCGCACCCTCGCCGCGCAGCAGCAGCGCGCTCCGTCCCCTTCGCCGCAGCGCAAGGGCCACGAGGACGGCGACCCCGGGGCCGGCGACTACCTCGAGCTCAGGAGCAGGAGGCTCGAGAAGCAGCCGCCGCCGGGGCCCAAGGACAAGGAGGACGCGCCGCAGCCGCCGGCCGCCGGTGGGAGGAGGATGGAGCAGGCGCCGTCGTCGTTCGCCGCCGAGGGCTTCGAGGCCGACCTCGAGGTCTCCTTCGGCGACAACGTCCTGGACTGGGACGCCACCGACAGGTAACAACAGAGCACCAGACTtttctctcctccccttcctctTCCGCCAATCCTCCCCCTCCGCCTCAGTCAGCAATCCCCTCTCGCGCCCCGCCCCGGCCGATACGAATACGACTGAGGTTTAGGGTTTATCCGCCGCCGTGTCGCCGTCCTGCTCCATTAGCGCCGCCGCGTGCTCTCAAATCTCAACTCTCAGGCGCCGGCAACCTCAAGAACCCCCTCCCTATCAGTTTTCTCAGACGAGCGCCGCCGCTGGTCCGGCGATTTTCTTCTCCATCAGGATTGAAGCGCCCAAATAGCCACACCTTCCGCTGATTGTGCCCGGATGCCTGCAAGAATCAAGGCCTCCGCTGGCCTTGATTTCCTCAAGCCTTAGCCGTTGGCTGGCTGGAGCTTGAAAGAATCCAAGAAACGCCTGTCCGCTGTGTTGACCCGGCGAAAAAGGCCCCCCTATTTTCCCCCCTCCAGAAAAGCCGCCATTTTTCCCCTCCAAACAAAGATGCATCCAGGCGCACTCAATCAACCCCCAATCAAAGTGGGCGCTGCACTTGATTAGTggagcctcctcctcctcctccagtgGCCGTGGCCGTGGCCTCCGCCTTTTCCCCGTAGTGGCAGGGGAAAGTAGCCCCCTTTCCCCTTCCCCACCACAGCCGCCCTCCATTGGCCTGGCCCCAATCTTTCCCAACAGCAACCAGAGGGAGAGAGGCCCCTCTCCCGCCCTTTCGCCAGCAATTTCAATCCCACAAAGCCGAGCGCCACCGCCGTCGCGCTCAGGGCCCCATTCGCCACCGCCGTGGGTGAAAATGGCAAGCTGCTCATCATTGGCCCTTGTACCGGAGCACCACCGCCGCCATTGAATGCCTGCCCTTGTCTGGAGGGATATGGCTGGAACTTTCCGCTTGAATGGACACTCTGACCGGACCACGTTTTTGTTCTAGCCAGTGCCTCCATTCATATTTACCCCTTGGCCCTTGTTGTGAGCATTTGCACCAGCCACTTGAAGAGAAAAGATTTTACTTCTAGTAATTCAGGCCTTGGAAGACCTCGGTAAATGTTTCCCCAGCTTCTTTAATTCCACACCTTGTTCGTATGATTGATCTCGCGCGTGGTCCCTTTGTCCCCCGGCGTATGCATGTTGAACGTGCTCCCCCCATTTAGCAGCTTGCTTGGCCGTGTTAGGCCAAGTTGTTGCTTGCTTGTCAGCATTCAGTCATTCAGCGTGCTTGTGCTGCTGCTGCGCCAATAATCAGGCACACCTCACATTGTGTGATGTGGGGCACTTGTTAGCAATGAAATGGACAAGATCATGCGGCATGCTAGAAAATGAATGAGCTGTCGTGTTCAGCTTCCTGTAGCTTGGTCTCATCTGAGCTCACCAACCAGGCTTGATTCTGCAGCAGTACTACGTAATTTGCAAGGCCCTCTTGTGCATTTCTAGCTTCTGAACCTCATGTTGTGCCGTTCGTCGGTGCTGCGTGCAGGGGCGCCAGGGAGACGACGCCGTGCAGCCTCATCTACAGCTCGGAGACGATGAGCACCCCCGGGTCGGCGACCGGAGGAGCCCGCAACCACTCCCGCCG
Protein-coding sequences here:
- the LOC125511376 gene encoding cyclin-dependent kinase inhibitor 5-like, with translation MGKYMRKSKASGEVAVMEVAGALLGVRTRSRTLAAQQQRAPSPSPQRKGHEDGDPGAGDYLELRSRRLEKQPPPGPKDKEDAPQPPAAGGRRMEQAPSSFAAEGFEADLEVSFGDNVLDWDATDRGARETTPCSLIYSSETMSTPGSATGGARNHSRRRAQTPVCRYVPSSLEMDEFFAAAEQQQHQTFRDKYNFCPARGCPLPGRYEWTVLDC